One stretch of Arachis hypogaea cultivar Tifrunner chromosome 20, arahy.Tifrunner.gnm2.J5K5, whole genome shotgun sequence DNA includes these proteins:
- the LOC140183229 gene encoding uncharacterized protein, which yields MFSTYHQTRARASLIELYVEFDEIEDIDFLEPNIDWMGYNTESDEEFEGNYEVVGLTEDVKEDDISVEGDVADIANALVNQHSSGESSFMHTLNLNAMHVPEFSEYVNRVSTIVVDGEFVVGMEFNSRETVIAAVKEYNGSHTCIRSTISQDHAKLDSGPIAEAIKSLVEVDPFLKVKSVIAEVQSKFNYTISYRKAWLAKQKVVEKIFGGWEASYEALPTWFEAMVAKEPSAAIEYKTAYAYRGDELVEDLRILMRVFWAFYPLSQDGNGNIVPLAFGIVEGETADAWHFFLSHLRTHVVNRDGVGLISDQHKHIASNFLRRFKAPEMQKLIVNIGYSRTVRKFNMRYERYCERGVAYKQWLDNIPRPCQGNFYRLNALFTRKRVEAEARISAGHLFSEYATEKIQSNQTASGNIQVNLFDRQNEIFEVQEMPSGLEFAINLRLRHCDCGEFQVDRILCRHVFACCANQRLDWKQYVHEVYTMTEIRKVYRTQFRPLENPTTWPVYQGPRLVPNPYLRQVAKGRTKKTCFLNEMDVRDLRGPRRCRLCGGEGHSRSRCPHRGGASASGLAPNE from the exons ATGTTTTCGACCTACCATCAAACTAGAGCACGAGCCTCACTTATTGAGTTATATGTTGAGTTCGATGAAATTGAAGATATTGATTTTCTGGAACCCAATATAGACTGGATGGGTTATAATACCGAAAGTGATGAAGAGTTTGAAGGTAATTATGAAGTTGTTGGTCTAACTGAAGATGTAAAAGAAGATGATATATCAGTTGAGGGAGATGTAGCAGATATTGCTAATGCACTAGTGAATCAACATTCATCGGGAGAGTCATCGTTTATGCATACTTTGAATCTTAATGCCATGCATGTTCCAGAATTTTCTGAATATGTAAATagag TTTCTACTATTGTCGTAGATGGTGAATTCGTCGTTGGAATGGAGTTTAATTCCAGAGAAACTGTGATTGCAGCAGTTAAAGA GTATAACGGTAGTCACACGTGCATCAGATCTACCATCTCTCAAGATCATGCCAAACTGGACTCTGGTCCAATTGCAGAAGCGATAAAATCATTGGTTGAAGTCGACCCATTTCTGAAGGTGAAATCTGTAATTGCTGAAGTGCAGTCGAAGTTCAACTATACAATAAGTTATCGCAAAGCATGGTTGGCCAAGCAAAAAGTAGTTGAGAAAATATTTGGTGGGTGGGAAGCTTCTTATGAAGCTTTGCCGACATGGTTTGAAGCAATGGTTGCAAAAGAACCATCAGCAGCTATTGAGTACAAAACTGCATATGCTTACCGAGGGGATGAGTTGGTTGAGGATCTCAGGATTTTGATGCGAGTATTTTGGGCTTTCTATCCTT TATCACAAGATGGAAATGGGAATATTGTGCCTCTTGCATTTGGCATAGTCGAGGGTGAGACCGCCGATGCTTGGCACTTTTTTCTTAGCCATCTACGAACGCATGTAGTTAATCGAGATGGTGTTGGTCTTATCTCTGATCAACACAA GCACATAGCTTCTAACTTCTTGAGAAGGTTCAAAGCGCCAGAAATGCAGAAGCTAATTGTCAACATAG GCTATTCTAGAACAGTCCGTAAATTCAACATGCGTTACGAGAGATATTGTGAGCGGGGTGTGGCTTACAAGCAGTGGCTCGACAATATTCCTCG CCCTTGTCAAGGAAACTTTTATAGACTTAATGCCTTGTTCACAAGGAAGAGGGTCGAGGCCGAGGCTCGTATAAGTGCAGGTCATCTATTCTCCGAGTATGCAACTGAGAAAATCCAGTCTAATCAAACGGCATCAGGAAATATCCAAGTTAATTTATTTGATAGGCAGAACGAAATTTTTGAAGTACAGGAGATGCCCAGCGGTTTAGAGTTTGCAATAAATCTGCGTCTAAGACATTGCGATTGTGGTGAATTTCAGGTCGATCGAATTCTTTGTCGCCATGTATTTGCCTGTTGTGCAAACCAGCGCCTAGATTGGAAGCAGTATGTGCATGAGGTATATACAATGACAGAGATTCGAAAGGTGTACAGAACCCAATTCAGGCCACTAGAAAATCCAACAACATGGCCTGTGTATCAAGGACCACGACTAGTACCAAATCCTTACCTCAGGCAAGTGGCCAAAGGTCGTACTAAAAAAACATGCTTCTTGAATGAAATGGATGTGCGTGATTTACGTGGTCCTAGACGTTGTAGACTTTGTGGTGGTGAGGGTCACAGCCGAAGTAGATGCCCGCATCGTGGAGGAGCTAGTGCTAGTGGTTTGGCTCCGAATGAGTAG
- the LOC112783060 gene encoding uncharacterized protein, with amino-acid sequence MDKSWIAKPRNSDEYIVGLENFLDFAFQHGAIGNSKIICPCPSCGFRKWHARKDVRDHLLYKPFPKNYVVWNFHGEKEVTEFSISAHVMRGTLVTEHPLDNMVNDAFGIHMDQESGEDSSMEDFVNDEPTENHRDFDEFLKEGNQKLQEGNDFTKLEFIVKLYHIKVLCGLSDKAITMILELVRDAFSCVNLPTTFDQAKKLIQKLSLDYVKIDACPNDYMLFEDEDPNNIQQTCSHCGASRWNSKKKNTLSVNPDNPYEMSTDIKFLARGPMMNARRFSVYDINGYRFRTLTREFGLKTQNSGVFLVSNTPCIASIADRNMRQANLPYYGKLEDIIELNYHGQFSVVLFKCKWADTTRDRGYKKDHWNFNCVNFDRLIHTGEREEHEPYIEASQAQMVYYVDDMVNKGWSIAVHVKPRDMYDMGQGNEDIVYENEPYQEQELEQLFDPNNEYIQLATNLLDSDAIEDNVAANLARDMFE; translated from the exons ATGGATAAATCTTGGATTGCTAAGCCACGAAACTCAGATGAATATATAGTTGGTCTAGAAAACTTCTTGGATTTTGCATTTCAACATGGAGCAATTGGGAATAGTAAGATAATATGTCCGTGTCCAAGTTGTGGGTTTCGCAAATGGCATGCTCGAAAAGATGTTAGAGATCATTTACTTTACAAACCATTCCCTAAGAATTATGTTGTATGGAACTTTCATGGCGAGAAAGAAGTAACCGAATTCTCAATAAGTGCACATGTCATGCGCGGGACATTGGTAACTGAACATCCCCTAGATAACATGGTAAATGATGCTTTCGGGATACATATGGATCAGGAGAGTGGTGAAGATTCAAGCATGGAAGATTTTGTAAACGATGAGCCAACAGAAAATCACAGAGACTTTGATGAGTTTCTCAAGgaaggcaatcaaaagctacaGGAAGGAAACGACTTCACAAAGCTAGAATTTATAGTCAAATTGTATCATATTAAAGTCTTGTGTGGACTAAGTGACAAGGCCATTACCATGATACTTGAGTTGGTGAGGGATGCTTTTAGTTGTGTGAATTTGCCTACGACTTTTGATCAGGcaaagaaactaattcaaaaacTAAGTCTTGACTATGTTAAGATAGATGCTTGCCCCAATGATTATATGTTGTTCGAGGATGAAGACCCAAACAACATCCAACAAACATGCAGTCATTGTGGTGCTTCTAGGTGGAATTCTAAGAAGAAGAATACATTG agtGTGAATCCAGATAATCCATACGAAATGTCAACTGATATAAAGTTTCTTGCACGAGGTCCAATGATGAATGCAAGGAGATTTTCTGTTTATGACATCAATGGGTATAGATTTCGAACTTTGACTAGAGAATTTGGTCTTAAGACACAAAATAGTGGAGTATTCTTAGTCTCTAACACACCCTGCATTGCAAGTATTGCTGATAGAAATATGAGACAAGCAAATTTGCCTTATTATGGCAAGTTAGAAGATATAATTGAACTTAACTACCATGGACAATTTTCTGTTGTTCTTTTTAAATGCAAATGGGCTGACACTACTAGGGACAGAGGCTATAAAAAGGACCATTGGAATTTCAATTGTGTCAATTTTGATAGATTAATTCACACGGGTGAGCGTGAGGAACATGAACCTTATAttgaagcatctcaagcacaaATGGTGTATTATGTTGATGATATGGTAAATAAAGGGTGGAGTATTGCTGTGCATGTCAAGCCAAGGGATATGTATGACATGGGTCAAGGAAATGAAGATATAGTGTACGAAAATGAGCCGTATCAAGAGCAAGAACTTGAACAATTATTTGACCCCAATAATGAGTACATCCAATTAGCTACCAATTTATTAGATAGCGATGCTATTGAAGATAATGTAGCTGCTAACTTGGCAAGGGATATGTTTGAATGA